The following are encoded together in the Pseudobdellovibrionaceae bacterium genome:
- the guaA gene encoding glutamine-hydrolyzing GMP synthase gives MMTKDIQSGVLILDFGSQYTQLIARRFREMGVYSQIFPFNFSLEKIKELEPAGIILSGGPQSVLDPEAYLRDVKDLEALAPVLGVCYGMQLVAQQYGGQVIKSDTREYGLSEIKVESKSLSQSTYKVWMSHGDVVDQVPSGFEVIATSENGLISSMASERILCFQFHPEVTHTEKGNEFLDVFVKMCPRISKKWKPANIIEDLTQRYLKEVPKDEKILCALSGGVDSSVVATLLTKIFGPEKVLCVFVDTGLLRKNEFEEVLKSYDGLGLNVKGVRASDQFYQALAGLDDPEAKRKAIGKTFIDVFKQNIPHDSNIKWLAQGTLYPDVIESVSPTGSSVTIKSHHNVGGLPKDLDLKLIEPLRELFKDEVRRIGLELDIPSYLIGRHPFPGPGLGIRVLGEITPEDVRTLQDADAIYIEEIKKAGLYDQIWQAFAVLLPVRAVGVQGDARTYDKVVALRAVTSVDGMTATWYPYTYEFLTKVSNRITNEVKGVNRVVYDVSSKPPGTIEWE, from the coding sequence ATGATGACTAAAGACATTCAATCGGGAGTCTTAATTTTAGATTTTGGTTCTCAGTACACGCAATTGATTGCCCGACGCTTTCGTGAGATGGGGGTTTACTCTCAAATCTTCCCCTTTAATTTTTCCTTAGAAAAGATCAAAGAACTTGAGCCTGCGGGGATCATTTTAAGCGGAGGCCCTCAATCGGTATTAGATCCAGAGGCTTATCTAAGAGATGTAAAGGACCTAGAGGCCCTAGCACCTGTATTGGGGGTCTGTTATGGAATGCAGCTCGTAGCACAGCAGTACGGTGGACAGGTGATCAAGTCTGACACACGCGAGTACGGACTTTCTGAAATCAAAGTGGAGTCAAAGTCTTTGTCTCAGTCTACTTACAAAGTGTGGATGTCTCACGGAGATGTGGTGGATCAAGTGCCTTCAGGGTTTGAAGTGATTGCCACGAGTGAAAATGGTTTGATCTCATCTATGGCTTCAGAGCGGATTCTTTGTTTTCAGTTTCACCCAGAAGTGACTCACACTGAAAAGGGAAATGAATTTTTAGATGTATTTGTAAAAATGTGCCCACGTATTTCTAAAAAATGGAAACCTGCAAATATCATTGAAGATTTAACTCAAAGATATTTAAAAGAAGTCCCTAAAGATGAAAAGATTTTGTGCGCCCTTTCTGGAGGCGTGGACTCCAGTGTGGTGGCGACACTATTGACCAAGATATTTGGTCCTGAAAAAGTGCTTTGTGTATTTGTAGATACAGGGCTTTTACGTAAAAATGAATTTGAAGAAGTCTTAAAGTCTTACGATGGCTTAGGTCTAAACGTAAAAGGTGTAAGAGCTTCGGATCAATTTTATCAAGCTCTAGCAGGTCTTGATGATCCAGAAGCTAAACGTAAAGCTATTGGAAAAACCTTTATTGATGTATTCAAACAAAATATTCCTCACGATTCCAATATCAAGTGGCTTGCTCAGGGAACACTTTATCCTGATGTGATCGAGAGCGTGTCTCCTACGGGTTCGAGTGTCACCATCAAGTCCCACCATAACGTGGGAGGGTTGCCTAAAGACTTAGATTTAAAATTGATTGAACCTTTAAGGGAACTTTTTAAAGATGAAGTCAGACGTATAGGTTTAGAATTGGACATCCCCAGTTACTTGATTGGGCGTCATCCTTTCCCAGGACCTGGTTTAGGAATCCGCGTCCTTGGTGAAATCACTCCCGAAGATGTGCGCACCTTACAAGATGCTGATGCTATTTATATTGAAGAGATCAAAAAAGCAGGACTCTACGATCAAATCTGGCAAGCCTTTGCTGTGTTACTCCCAGTCAGAGCCGTAGGCGTTCAAGGGGACGCTAGAACCTATGACAAAGTGGTCGCTTTAAGAGCCGTAACTTCTGTGGATGGCATGACAGCCACTTGGTATCCTTACACGTATGAGTTTTTAACTAAAGTCTCTAATCGCATCACCAACGAAGTCAAAGGTGTCAATCGCGTCGTTTATGATGTGAGCAGCAAACCCCCAGGCACCATTGAGTGGGAATAA